One genomic segment of Acinetobacter sp. C26M includes these proteins:
- the prmC gene encoding peptide chain release factor N(5)-glutamine methyltransferase, producing MNIAQALEIKGEIDSYERQEAAWLLEHLLGINALELKLRLEQELTEIQEQAYLDGLARIEQGEPLAYVTGSQPFWTLDLKVTHDTLVPRPDTEILVETVLKLPIDQQANIVDLGTGTGAIALALASERPHWQVTATDIYAPTLEVAQDNAVRHGLMQVKFACGAWFSALEQQQFDLIVSNPPYIDPDDVHMQKLKSEPERALIADKQGMADIEIIITQGKDWLKPNGWIVLEHGYDQGQAVRDIFEQHGFSQIKTIQDYGGNDRVSLGQKQA from the coding sequence ATGAATATTGCTCAAGCATTAGAAATCAAAGGCGAAATAGATAGCTATGAACGTCAAGAGGCGGCATGGTTACTCGAGCATCTTTTGGGGATTAATGCCTTAGAACTTAAATTAAGACTTGAGCAAGAACTAACAGAAATACAAGAGCAAGCTTATTTAGATGGGCTGGCTCGTATCGAACAAGGTGAACCTTTGGCCTATGTCACTGGTTCACAACCTTTCTGGACACTCGATTTAAAAGTCACCCATGATACTTTAGTGCCACGTCCCGATACTGAAATCCTTGTCGAAACAGTATTAAAGCTTCCAATTGATCAACAGGCCAACATTGTCGATCTAGGCACGGGAACGGGGGCGATTGCTTTGGCACTTGCGAGCGAGCGTCCACACTGGCAAGTGACTGCAACTGATATCTATGCACCAACTTTAGAGGTGGCTCAGGACAATGCCGTGCGACATGGTCTCATGCAGGTCAAGTTTGCTTGTGGTGCTTGGTTTTCGGCTTTAGAACAGCAACAGTTTGATCTGATTGTATCTAATCCGCCTTATATTGATCCTGACGATGTGCATATGCAAAAGCTCAAGTCGGAGCCTGAGCGTGCATTGATCGCAGATAAGCAGGGTATGGCAGATATTGAGATTATCATCACCCAAGGTAAAGACTGGCTTAAACCGAACGGCTGGATTGTGCTTGAACATGGTTATGACCAAGGTCAAGCAGTACGAGATATTTTTGAGCAGCATGGCTTTAGCCAGATTAAAACCATTCAGGATTATGGTGGTAATGATCGTGTCAGCTTAGGACAAAA